TATCCCTGCTGAGAAAAACAAAATGGCATCGCTGgtgaccatctgatacatacctctTAGTTTACAGGCTGGGGCTTGgagaggtgtgttagtggggcttggagaggtgtgttagtggggcttggagaggtgtgttagtggggcttggggaggtgtgttagtggggcttggggaggtgtgttagtggggcttggggaggtgtgttagtggggcttggggaggtgtgttagtggggctggggaggtgtgttagtggggcttggagaggtgtgttagtggggcttggagaggtgtgttagtggggcttggagaggtgtgttagtggggcttggagaggtgtgttagtggggcttggagaggtgtgttagtggggcttggagaggtgtgttagtggggcttggggaggtgtgttagtggggcttggggaggtgtgttagtggggctggggaggtgtgttagtggggcttggagaggtgtgttagtggggcttggagaggtgtgttagtggggcttggagaggtgtgttagtggggcttggagaggtgtgttagtggggcttggagaggtgtgttagtggggcttggagaggtgtgttagtggggcttggggaggtgtgttagtggggcttggagaggtgtgttagtggggcttggagaggtgtgttagtggggcttggggaggtgtgttagtgggggtggggaggtgtgttagtggggcttggagaggtgtgttagtggggcttggagaggtgtgttagtggggcttggagaggtgtgttagtggggcttggagaggtgtgttagtggggcttggggaggtgtgttagtggggcttggggaggtgtgttagtggggcttggggaggtgtgttagtggggcttggggaggtgtgttagtggggcttggggaggtgtgttagtggggcttggggaggtgtgttagtggggcttggagaggtgtgttagtggggcttggggaggtgtgttagtggggcttggagaggtgtgttagtggggcttggagaggtgtgttagtggggcttggggaggtgtgttagtggggcttggagaggtgtgttagtggggcttggagaggtgtgttagtggggcttggagaggtgtgttagtggggcttggagaggtgtgttagtggggcttggggaggtgtgttagtggggcttggggaggtgtgttagtggggcttggagaggtgtgttagtggggcTTGGGGAGGTGTATTAGTGGGGCTTGGGGAGGTGTGTTAGTGGGGCTTGgagaggtgtgttagtggggcttggggaggtgtgttagtggggcttggagaggtgtgttagtggggcTTGGGGAGGTGTGTTAGTGGGGCTTGGGGAGGTGTGTTAGTGGGGCTTGGGGAGGTGTGTTAGTGGGGCTTGGGGAAGTGCATTAGTGGGGCTTGGGGCTGTGTATTAGTGGGGCTTGGGTAAGTGTATTAGTGGGGCTTGGGGAAGTGTATTAGTGGGGCTTGGTGAAGTATATTAGTGGGGCTTGGGGATGTGTATTTGTAGGGCTTGGGGCTGTGTATTAGTGGGGCTTGGGGAAGTGTATTAGTGGGGCTTGGGGCTGTGTATTAGTGGGGCTTGGGGCTGTGTATTAGTGGGGCTTGGGGCTGTGTATTAGTGGGGCTTGGGGAAGTGTATTAGTGGGGATTGGGGAAGTGTATTTAGTGGGGCTTGGGGCTGTGTATTAGCGGGGCTTGGGGAAGTGTATTAGTGGGGCTTGGGGCTGTGTATTGGTGGGGCTTGGGGCTGTGTATTAGTGGGGCTTGGGGATGTGTATTAGTGGGGCTTGGGGAAGTGTATTAGTGGGGCTTGGGACTGTGTATTGGTGGGGCTTGGGGCTGTGTATTAGTGGGGCTTGGGGATGTGTATTAGTGGGGCTTGGGGATGTGTATTAGTGGGGCTTGGGGAAGTGTATTAGTGGGGCTTGGGGAAGTGTATTAGTGGGGCTTGGGGAAGTGTATTAGTGGGGCTTGGGGCTGTAGCCCTGCTCACGCCTTGGGCATATGTGTGGCTGTCATGTTCGAGGTCCTTGCTGCAAGGGGCGGAGCCATGGAGGATTCTGGAAGCGACATAGTTCTGATCGGGTGTGGCCTATATAGGGTGTGGCCAGGGTTTGTTTGGGGTGTTTTCATTGGCGACCACAAGCAGATACAAAAACTCTGTAATAAGAAACATAAATTAAAGCGAATTCGATTCAAGACCGGAGGGGGGCTAGATCGAGTTTAGATCGAACTTGGGAGAGGGAAAAGGGGTCTGAGACAGATTCAAGACCGGGGAGGGGGGGCTAGATCGAGTTTAGATCGAGCCTGGGAGAGGGAAAAGGGGTCTGAGACAGATTCAAGACCGGGGGAGGGGGGCCTAGATCGAGTTTAGATCGAACTTGGGAGAGGGAAAAGGGGTCTGAGACAGATTCAAGACCGGGGGGGCATATCGAGTTTAGATCGAGCCTGGGAGGGGGTAAAGGGGTCTGAGACAGAGTCAAGACCGGGGGGCTAGATCGAGTTTAGATCGAACCTGGGAGGGGGTAAAGGGGTCTGAGACAGAGTCAAGACCGGGGGGCTAGATCGAGTTTAGATCGAACCTGGGAGGGGGTAAAGGGGTCTGAGACAGAGTCAAGACCGGGGGGCTAGATCGAGTTTAGATCGAACCTGGGAGGGGAAAAGGGGTCTGAGACAGAGTCAAGACCGGGGGGCTAGATCGAGTTTAGATCGAGCCTGGGAGGGGGTAAAGGGGTCTGAGACAGAGTCAAGACCGGGGAGGGGGGCTATATCGAGTTTAGATCGAGCCTGGGAGGGGGGTAAAGGGGTCTGAGACAGAGTCAAGACAGAGACCAGAAAAATGCGGGTCCAAGTCGAGACCGCGGTGGTAATTTTCCGCGGTGGTAATTTTGCCAAATCGACGACCATAGAGAGTTCATAATGTCCGGTATTtgtgtgttcatatttcagaacaacaTGTCGATTCTTTAGACATACAGGATGGTGAACAAAATGCATGCTGGGGGAAAAAAAAGAGCCAAATTATTACCAGCACAAACACAGTTGGGGAACAATGAGGACCTTCCCATACCTTCAGAAAAGGGGTAAACATTTATCAAATAATATAAcattttttaattattattattattattaattaaatCTCTTCAGGTTTTGTTGAAAAGGAAAGGTTTAACACTGAAGAGAAAAATATCCAAAtcaggatttttttgttgttgttgtctgaggAGATAAATCTAGCTAGCTAAGTCAACCATTGGCTAGCGCATCAGAAGATCGATGGAAGGCACCTGCCAATCAACTGTATTAGGGAGCAACATTTTGGAGTGACAGTGGactcaaccaatcacattttgacatgtaatgttttttttgacaaaaaaaaacgtagtggggcaaaaaagtatttagtcagccaccaattgtgcaacaaagccttgtgaagacttacagaaaacgtttgacctctgttatataccctttgttggcaatgacaaagtattgaggtaaactttttgttattgaccaaatacttattttccaccataatttgcaaataaattcatttaaaaatcctacaatgtcatttttggggggattttgttttctcattttgtctgtcatcgttgaagtgtacctatgatgaaaattacaggcctctctcatctttttaagtgggagaacttgcacaatttgtggctgactaaaAACTTCTGCCTTCTCAAAAGGTCAACAGGTCACTGTGCAATAGCGAGCAGTGATTTTCTCGAAGGTCCAGCTAGCGAtcttttgttgtaggctagtttGCAGCAGCAGGTGTTATCGAAGAGGATGTTGTTGCTAGGATTTGTTAGCGTCTCCCTTTTTAGGAATAACTTTCAACAAGaagttaaccttttactgcagtgggctaaatcagggtcacagagTATTGATCttaaatctactttgaaacaaaagtatacaccacacacacacacacacaagtttagaggctttgaaaaaataaaattaaaaagaAATGACACCTctaccatgtcagatataaagttgaaataaaattgttgagaaaaaaaaaaaaaaatctgaaattaAAATTGCATCCCGATATTACACCTTATATTCATCACAGaacattacaaaaaaatatatttcagttaacaacaacaaaaaaaaaacagacatttaaACACCGGAATTTTGATTATTTTATATAAACTTCATTAATTAGGAACAATATGAATAACCTTCCACCCAGGAGGCTGAAGAGGGCCCTTCTGGTCATGGACTGCAGCAAAGGGCCCAGGTTCAACAGGTTCACTACTGTGTCCAGAACAGATTTAAAGGCTGTTCTGGTATTACATGTTTCAAGAAAggagtggatatatatatatatatatatgccatttagcagacgcttttatccaaagcgacttacagtcatgtgtgcatacattctacgtatgggtggtcccgggaatcgaacccactaccctggcgttacaagcgccatgctctaccaactgagccacagaagaatTTGCCAAGCGGGTTTTATTCACTTATTGAAAGGAAGCTGataatatgttttattttttactccGCTGGTCTCAGGAAGAAATGAAGAGTCACAGTCTGAGACCGAGTCAAGACAGAGGACAAAtgtatcctacacagagacaAGATAGAGAGACTCAAAGAGACCAAGTACTACAACACTGCCACTCACTCAGCTCTCCCTGCCTGTCCTACAACACCCCCAGTCCTCCAACACCCCTGTCCTCCAACACCCCCTGTCCTCCAACACCCCCTGTCCTCCAACACCCCCAGTCCTCCAACACCCCTGTCCTCCAACACCCCCAGTCCTCCAACACCCCCAGTCCTCCAACACCCCTGTCCTCCAACACCCCCAGTCCTCCAACACCCCCTGTCCTCCAACACCCCCTGTCCTCCAACACCCCCTGTCCTCCAACACCCCCAGTCCTCCAACACCCCCTGTCCTCCAACACCCCCAGTCCTCCAACACCCCCAGTCCTCCAACACCCCCTGTCCTCCAACACCCCCAGTCCTCCAACACCCCCTGTCCTCCAACACCCCCAGTCCTCCAACACCCCTGTCCTCCAACACCCCCTGTCCTCCAACACCCCCTGTCCTCCAACACCCCTGTCCTCCAACACCCCTGTCCTACAACACCCCCTGTCCTCCAACACCCCCAGTCCTCCAACACCCCCTGTCCTCCAACACCCCCAGTCCTCCAACACCCCCTGTCCTCCAACACCCCCAGTCCTCCAACACCCCTGTCCTCCAACACCCCCAGTCCTCCAACACCCCCTGTCCTCCAACACCCCCTGTCCTCCAACACCCCCAGTCCTCCAACACCCCTGTCCTCCAACACCCCCTGTCCTCCAACACCCCCTGTCCTCCAACACCCCCTGTCCTCCAACACCCCTGTCCTCCAACACCCCCTGTCCTCCAACACCCCCTGTCCTCCAACACCCCCTGTCCTCCAACACCCCCTGTCCTCCAACACCCCCAGTCCTCCAACACCCCCTGTCCTCCAACACCCCCAGTCCTCCAACACCCCCTGTCCTCCAACACCCCCAGTCCTCCAACACCCCCTGTCCTCCAACACCCCCAGTCCTCCAACACCCCCTGTCCTCCAACACCCCCTGTCCTCCAACACCCCCTGTCCTCCAACACCCCCTGTCCTCCAACACCCCCAGTCCTCCAACACCCCCTGTCCTCCAACACCCCCAGTCCTCCAACACCCCCTGTCCTCCAACACCCCTGTCCTCCAACACCCCCTGTCCTCCAACACCCCCAGTCCTCCAACACCCCCTGTCCTCCAACACCCCCAGTCCTCCAACACCCCCAGTCCTCCAACACCCCCTGTCCTCCAACACCCCCAGTCCTCCAACACCCCTGTCCTCCAACACCCCCTGTCCTCCAACACCCCTGTCCTCCAACACCCCCTGTCCTCCAACACCCCCTGTCCTCCAACACCCCCTGTCCTCCAACACCCCCTGTCCTCCAACACCCCCAGTCCTCCAACACCCCCTGTCCTCCAACACCCCCTGTCCTCCAACACCCCTGTCCTCCAACACCCCCAGTCCTCCAACACCCCCTGTCCTCCAACACCCCCAGTCCTCCAACACCCCTGTCCTCCAACACCCCCAGTCCTCCAACACCCCCTGTCCTCCAACACCCCCAGTCCTCCAACACCCCCTGTCCTCCAACACCCCCTGTCCTCCAACACCCCCAGTCCTCCAACACCCCCTGTCCTCCAACACCCCTGTCCTCCAACACCCCCTGTCCTCCAACACCCCCTGTCCTCCAACACCCCTGTCCTCCAACACCCCCTGTCCTCCAACACCCCCCAGTCCTCCAACACCCCTGTCCTCCAACACCCCCAGTCCTCCAACACCCCCTGTCCTCCAACACCCCCAGTCCTCCAACACCCCTGTCCTCCAACACCCCCAGTCCTCCAACACCCCTGTCCTCCAACACCCCCTGTCCTCCAACACCCCCAGTCCTCCAACACCCCCTGTCCTCCAACACCCCTGTAGACAGTCCTCCAACACCCCCAGTCCTCCAACACCCCCTGTCCTCCAACACCCCCTGTCCTCCAACACCCCCTGTCCTCCAACACCCCCTGTCCCCCAACACCCCCAGTCCTCCAACACCCCCAGTCCTCCAACACCCCCAGTCCTCCAACACCCCCAGTCCTCCAACACCCCCAGTCCTCCAACACCCCCTGTAGACAGTCCTACAACACCCCCAGTCCTCCAACACCCCCTGTAGACAGTCCTACAACACCCCCTGTCCTCCAACACCCCCTGTCCTCCAACACCCCCAGTCCTACAACACCCCCAGTCCTCCAACACCCCCAGTAGACAGTCCTACAACACCCCCAGTCCTCCAACACCCCCTGTCCTCCAACACCCCTGTCCTCCAACACCCCTGTCCTCCAACACCCCCTGTCCTCCAACACCCCCTGTCCTCCAACACCCCCTGTCCTCCAACACCCCCTGTCCTCCAACACCCCCAGTCCTCCAACAGCCCCTGTAGACAATCCTACAACACCCCCTGTAGACAGTCCTCCATGGACTGTAGTTCCTGTACCTCAGGACAGTGGGGTCCACAGTGGAGGGACAGGAGTCTTCTGGCCCTGGAGATCACAGAGAGAGCTGGACCTGGGAAACCTCtgagacagagggaggtagagagagaggttagagaggggatggagagagaggttagagaggggatggagagagaggttagagaggggatggagagagaggttagagaggggatggagagagaggttagagaggggatggagagagaggttagagaggggatggagagagaggttagagaggggatggagagagaggttagagaggggatggagagagaggttagagaggggatggagagagaggttagagaggggatggagagagaggttagagaggggatggagagagaggttagagaggggatggagagagaggttagagaggggatggagagagaggttagagaggggatggagagagaggttagagaggggatggagagagaggttagagaggggatggagagagaggttagagaggggatggagagagaggttagagagggatggagagagaggttagagaggggatggagagagaggttagagaggggatggagagagaggttagagaggggatggagagagaggttagagaggggatggagagagaggtgagagagggggtggagagggatggagaggtggggggtagagagcaagagaggttagagaggggatggagagagaggtgagagaggggttagagaggggatggagaggtgggtggggggtagagagcaagagaggttagagaggggatggagagttgggggtagagagcaagagaggtcagagagggatggagagagaggtgagagagggatggagagagaggttagagaggggatggagagagaggttagagagggatggagaggtgggtggggggtagagagcaagagaggttagagagggatggagagagaggttagagaggggatggagagagaggttagagagggatggagagagaggttagagaggggatggagagagaggttagagagggatggagagagaggttagagagggatggagagagaggttagagaggggatggagaggtgggtggggggtagagagcaagagaggttagagagggatggagagagaggttagagagggatggagagagaggttagagagggatggagagagaggtgagagaggggttagagaggggatggagagttgggtgggggtagagagcaagagaggttagagaggggatggagagagaggttagagagggatggaggggtgggtggggggtagagagagaggttagagaggggaaggagagagaggttagagaggggatggagaggtgggggggtaGATAgcaagagaggttagagagggatggagagagaggttagagagggatggagaggtggggggtagagagaggttagagagggatggagaggtgggggggtagagagagaggttagagagggatggagagagaggttagagagggatggagaggtgggggtagagagagagaggttagagaggggatggagaggtggggggtagagaaagagagttagagaggggatggagaggtagggggtagagagagagaggttagagagggatggagaggtagggggtagagagagaggttagagagggatggagaggtaggggggagtagagagagaggttagagaggggatggagaggtagggggagtagagagagaggttagagagggatggagagagaggttagagaggggatggagaggtagggggagtagagagagaggttagagagggatggagaggtagggggagtagagagagaggttagagaggggatggagaggtagggggagtagagagagaggttagagaggggatggagagagaggttagagagggatggagagagaggttagagagggatggagagagaggttagagaggggatggagaggtagggggagtagagagagaggttagagaggggatggagaggtagggggagtagagagagaggttagagagggatggagaggtagggggagtagagagagaggttagagaggggatggagaggtagggggagtagagagagaggttagagaggggatggagagagaggttagagaggggatggagagagaggttagagagggatggagagagaggttagagagggatggagagagaggttagagagggatggagagagaggttagagagggatggagagagaggttagagaggggatggagagagaggttagagagggatggagagagaggttagagaggatggatgagagaggttagagaggggatggagagagaggttagagaggggattagagaggatgagagaggttagagagggatggagagagaggttagagaggggatggagagagaggttagagaggggatggagagagaggtgagagagggggtagagaggggatggagagagaggtgagagaggggtggagaggggatggagaggtggggggtagagagcaagagaggttagagaggggatggagagagaggtgagagaggggttagagaggggatggagaggtgggtggggggtagagagcaagagaggttagagaggggatggagagttgggggtagagagcaagagaggtcagagagggatggagagagaggggatggagagagaggttagagaggggatggagagaggttagagaggggatggagaggtgggtgggggggtagagagcaagagaggttagagagggatggagagagaggttagaggggatggagagagaggttagagagggatggagatagaggttagagagggatggagagagaggttagaggggatggagagagggttagagaggggatggagagaggttagagagggatggagagagaggttagagaggggatggagagagaggttagagaggggatagagagagaggttagagagggatggagagaggttagagaggggatggagagagaggttagagaggggatggagagagagttagagagggatggagagagaggttagagaggggatggagagagaggttagagaggatggagagagaggttagagagggatggagagagaggttagagaggggatggagagagagttagagagggatggagagaggttagagagggatggagagagaggttagagagggatggagagagaggttagagagggatggagagagaggtgagagagggggtggagaggggatggagaggtggggggggtagagagcaagagaggttagagaggggatggagagagagagatgagagaggggttagagagggatggagaggtgggtgggggggggtagagagcaagagaggttagagagggatggagagttgggggtagagagcaagagaggtcagagagggatggagagagaggtgagagaggggatggagagagaggttagagagggatggagaggtgggtggggggtagagagcaagagaggttagagagggatggagagagaggttagagagggatggagagagaggttagagaggggatggagagagaggttagagaggggatggagatagaggttagagaggggatggagagagaggttagagaggggatggagaggtgggtggggggtagagagcaagagaggttagaggggatggagagagaggttagagagggatggagagagaggttagagagggatggagagagaggtgagagaggggttagagaggggatggagagttgggtggggggtagagagcaagagaggttagagagggatggagagagaggttagagaggatggaggggtgggtggggggtagagagagaggttagagagggaaggagagagaggttagagagggatggagaggtgggtgGGGGGTAGATAgcaagagaggttagagagggatggagagagaggttagagaggggatggagaggtgggggtagagagagaggttagagagggatggagaggtggggggtagagagaggttagagaggggatggagagagaggttagagagggatggagaggtgggggtagagagagagagaggttagagaggggatggagaggtgggggggtagagaaagagaggttagagagggatggagaggtagggggtagagagagagagaggttagagaggggatggagaggtagggggtagagagagaggttagagaggggatggagaggtagggggagtagagagagaggttagagaggggatggagaggtagggggagt
The Oncorhynchus keta strain PuntledgeMale-10-30-2019 chromosome 11, Oket_V2, whole genome shotgun sequence genome window above contains:
- the LOC127906214 gene encoding cell surface glycoprotein 1-like encodes the protein MYPTQRQDRETQRDQVLQHCHSLSSPCLSYNTPSPPTPLSSNTPCPPTPPVLQHPQSSNTPVLQHPQSSNTPSPPTPLSSNTPSPPTPPVLQHPLSSNTPCPPTPPVLQHPLSSNTPSPPTPPVLQHPLSSNTPSPPTPPVLQHPQSSNTPVLQHPLSSNTPCPPTPLSSNTPVLQHPLSSNTPSPPTPPVLQHPQSSNTPCPPTPPVLQHPCPPTPPVLQHPLSSNTPCPPTPPVLQHPCPPTPPVLQHPLSSNTPCPPTPLSSNTPCPPTPPVLQHPLSSNTPCPPTPPVLQHPLSSNTPSPPTPPVLQHPQSSNTPCPPTPPVLQHPLSSNTPCPPTPPVLQHPLSSNTPSPPTPPVLQHPQSSNTPCPPTPLSSNTPCPPTPPVLQHPLSSNTPSPPTPPVLQHPLSSNTPSPPTPLSSNTPCPPTPLSSNTPCPPTPPVLQHPLSSNTPCPPTPPVLQHPLSSNTPCPPTPLSSNTPSPPTPPVLQHPQSSNTPVLQHPQSSNTPCPPTPPVLQHPLSSNTPCPPTPPVLQHPLSSNTPVLQHPLSSNTPCPPTPLSSNTPCPPTPPSPPTPLSSNTPSPPTPPVLQHPQSSNTPVLQHPQSSNTPVLQHPLSSNTPSPPTPPVLQHPCRQSSNTPSPPTPPVLQHPLSSNTPCPPTPPVPQHPQSSNTPSPPTPPVLQHPQSSNTPSPPTPPVDSPTTPPVLQHPL